In the Chlorobium limicola DSM 245 genome, one interval contains:
- the panC gene encoding pantoate--beta-alanine ligase yields the protein MQIITEPCQMQAVVEKLRLNRQLIGVVMTMGALHEGHLSLIKQARSLAGTVILTIFVNPKQFGPDEDFHRYPRPFELDASHAKAAGVDYLFAPSPEAIYPEGFQTTVQTGAVAEGLEGMKRPGHFNGVATVVTKLLLITKPHIALFGEKDAQQLAVINRLVRDLNLDVRIIGAPIVREENGLAVSSRNIYLSKEQRESATVLFRGILHAEKELAAGRTDLAGIAGEIERMIAGEPECRPDYVCFVHDNDFMTAETAEPAGEYRLLIAAYAGTVRLIDNRRFTT from the coding sequence ATGCAGATCATCACTGAACCCTGCCAGATGCAGGCTGTCGTCGAAAAACTTCGCCTTAACCGTCAGCTCATCGGGGTTGTCATGACCATGGGGGCCCTCCATGAAGGTCATCTCAGCCTGATCAAACAGGCTCGATCTCTTGCAGGAACCGTGATCCTGACCATATTCGTCAATCCGAAACAGTTCGGACCGGACGAGGATTTCCATCGCTACCCCAGACCCTTTGAACTCGATGCGTCACACGCAAAAGCCGCCGGTGTCGATTACCTGTTCGCCCCCTCGCCCGAAGCTATCTATCCTGAAGGTTTTCAGACAACGGTGCAGACGGGAGCAGTCGCGGAAGGTCTCGAAGGGATGAAACGTCCCGGACACTTCAACGGCGTCGCTACCGTAGTCACAAAACTGCTGCTTATCACCAAACCCCATATCGCCCTGTTTGGAGAAAAGGACGCCCAGCAGCTTGCCGTCATCAACCGTCTTGTCCGCGACCTGAACCTCGACGTCCGGATTATCGGAGCGCCGATCGTACGCGAGGAAAACGGCCTTGCCGTCAGTTCACGAAACATCTATCTCTCGAAAGAGCAGCGGGAATCGGCGACGGTTCTCTTCAGGGGGATACTCCATGCAGAAAAAGAACTTGCAGCCGGCCGAACCGATCTTGCGGGTATCGCCGGAGAAATCGAACGAATGATCGCAGGGGAACCCGAATGCAGACCGGACTATGTCTGTTTTGTTCATGACAATGATTTTATGACGGCTGAAACTGCCGAACCTGCCGGGGAGTACCGCCTGCTGATTGCCGCCTACGCCGGGACGGTGCGCCTTATC
- the rsmI gene encoding 16S rRNA (cytidine(1402)-2'-O)-methyltransferase, translating to MPSEHRHSGTLYVVATPLGNLDDITLRAIKTLANSEAIACEDTRRASILLRHLGITGKQLVSYHDFNEPAAISRIARLLEEGLDVSLITDAGTPVISDPGYLMVRTLREKGFTVLPIPGPSALTAALSVCPLPVSSFLFAGFLPHKKGRQSRLEYLSSLGMTFVLYESPYRIKKLLDELTAHLPDAEIFIAREMTKIHEEYLAGTVENIKEQLPDEKIRGEFVVVVHPANSKNTGKNTLPNKYEQHADHH from the coding sequence TTGCCTTCTGAACACAGACATAGCGGAACGCTCTATGTGGTTGCGACGCCACTCGGCAACCTCGACGATATTACCCTGAGAGCCATAAAAACACTCGCAAACTCCGAAGCGATCGCCTGCGAAGATACCCGGAGAGCCTCCATTCTTCTGCGGCATCTCGGAATTACAGGAAAACAGCTGGTCAGTTACCACGACTTCAACGAACCGGCGGCAATCAGCCGCATCGCCCGCCTGCTTGAAGAAGGGCTGGATGTATCACTCATTACCGATGCGGGAACGCCGGTCATCAGCGATCCCGGATATCTCATGGTTCGCACGCTCAGAGAAAAAGGGTTCACCGTTCTCCCCATTCCGGGACCGAGCGCCCTGACGGCAGCACTCTCCGTCTGCCCTCTGCCGGTAAGCAGTTTTCTCTTTGCCGGCTTTCTTCCCCACAAAAAAGGGAGACAAAGCCGTCTGGAATACCTCTCGTCGCTCGGCATGACCTTCGTGCTTTACGAGTCCCCTTACCGGATAAAGAAGCTGCTCGATGAGCTCACCGCACATCTGCCCGATGCGGAGATATTCATTGCCCGGGAGATGACAAAAATTCACGAAGAGTACCTTGCCGGAACTGTCGAAAACATAAAAGAACAACTCCCTGATGAAAAAATACGGGGAGAGTTTGTCGTGGTCGTTCATCCGGCAAACAGCAAAAATACCGGCAAAAACACCTTACCCAACAAGTACGAGCAACATGCAGATCATCACTGA
- a CDS encoding ABC transporter ATP-binding protein translates to MNPQHQLLSAKDIFVHFPLKSGGVSGKARRVSAVNGVSFEVNKGETLGLVGESGCGKTTLGRALMRIGHGIVDGTVVFDGREISSLSNRAFGPLRKEMQMIFQDPYGSLNPRLTIGQTIAEVLAVHRLAKGEAARKKTLELLDIVGLNSEYADRYPHEFSGGQRQRVGIARALAVNPSFIICDEPVSALDVSIQSQIINLLKDLQRDFGLTYLFIAHDLSVVEYISDRVAVMYLGKIVEITSSQELYTNPKHPYTRALLSSIPVPEPDGKKERILLKGDLPGPMHIPSGCSFHPRCPVAKPECSKREPRLLPLDGNDAHRVSCLLYE, encoded by the coding sequence ATGAACCCACAGCATCAGCTCCTCTCGGCAAAGGATATTTTCGTTCATTTTCCGCTTAAATCAGGGGGTGTGTCGGGTAAGGCGCGGCGGGTGAGTGCCGTTAACGGGGTTTCGTTCGAGGTGAACAAAGGCGAAACCCTCGGTCTTGTCGGCGAGTCGGGGTGCGGGAAAACCACTCTCGGCAGGGCGCTTATGCGTATCGGGCACGGGATTGTCGACGGAACGGTCGTGTTTGACGGCAGGGAGATATCCTCGTTGAGCAACCGCGCCTTCGGCCCTTTGCGCAAAGAGATGCAGATGATTTTTCAGGACCCCTACGGGTCGCTCAATCCCAGGCTGACCATCGGCCAGACGATTGCCGAGGTGCTTGCCGTTCACCGGCTGGCAAAAGGTGAGGCTGCCCGCAAAAAAACCCTTGAACTGCTTGACATTGTTGGATTGAACAGCGAGTATGCCGACCGGTATCCGCATGAGTTTTCAGGAGGGCAGCGGCAGCGGGTGGGCATTGCAAGAGCACTTGCGGTAAATCCGTCCTTTATCATCTGCGATGAACCGGTATCCGCTCTCGATGTTTCGATTCAGTCGCAGATCATCAACCTCCTGAAAGATCTCCAGCGGGATTTCGGACTTACCTATCTGTTTATCGCTCACGATCTTTCGGTTGTCGAATACATTTCGGACCGCGTCGCGGTGATGTATCTGGGTAAAATCGTCGAGATCACCTCATCGCAGGAACTCTATACCAATCCCAAACACCCCTATACGCGCGCGCTGCTCTCGTCCATACCTGTTCCGGAGCCTGACGGAAAAAAAGAACGGATTCTTCTCAAAGGGGATCTTCCGGGCCCGATGCATATCCCTTCCGGCTGCAGCTTTCATCCGCGTTGTCCGGTTGCGAAGCCGGAGTGCAGCAAGAGGGAGCCCCGGCTGCTGCCGCTCGACGGGAACGATGCCCATCGGGTGAGTTGTCTGCTCTATGAGTGA